One genomic window of Cetobacterium somerae ATCC BAA-474 includes the following:
- a CDS encoding zinc ribbon domain-containing protein, protein MNLDYKCLKCGSDRYIVKTAVIPEKSPGLKIEIGTYYVKTCVECGYTEFYSAKIVDKEFAKNKKGKRYAKATP, encoded by the coding sequence ATGAACTTGGATTATAAATGTTTAAAGTGTGGAAGTGATAGATATATAGTCAAAACTGCAGTGATACCAGAAAAAAGCCCTGGATTAAAAATAGAGATTGGAACGTACTATGTAAAAACTTGTGTAGAATGTGGTTATACGGAGTTTTATTCAGCGAAAATAGTAGATAAAGAGTTCGCAAAAAATAAAAAAGGCAAAAGATATGCTAAAGCAACTCCTTAG
- a CDS encoding outer membrane protein, which translates to MKKLTLLACSLFAFAAVAQAKEVAAPVTSSKEVVAEPVIIEEVVVAPVVENPWGFINLRAGWDFWSEYGNFNRHENYDTNLSKKTKDFGGELAIEAYKSWDYFDLGLGVAYQHHMKRKSTDNVSGAEFSSVPVYVTGRYDINYWDWAATPYIKANVGYSFNFNSKDVDGPDFSYGTKVDDGLYWAAGVGVQYEDFNVDILYGANYAKTKVSDGPDSMKFDNDYERVTLSVGYRFNIW; encoded by the coding sequence ATGAAAAAATTAACACTTTTAGCATGTTCTTTATTCGCTTTTGCTGCTGTTGCTCAAGCAAAAGAAGTGGCTGCTCCTGTTACAAGTTCTAAAGAAGTTGTAGCTGAGCCTGTTATTATTGAAGAAGTTGTTGTAGCTCCTGTTGTTGAAAACCCTTGGGGATTTATTAACTTAAGAGCTGGATGGGATTTCTGGAGTGAATACGGAAACTTCAACAGACATGAAAATTATGACACTAATCTTTCTAAGAAAACTAAAGATTTTGGTGGAGAGTTAGCTATTGAAGCTTACAAATCTTGGGACTACTTTGATTTAGGTCTTGGTGTTGCTTATCAGCATCATATGAAAAGAAAATCTACTGATAATGTTTCTGGAGCAGAGTTCTCTTCAGTTCCAGTTTATGTAACTGGTAGATATGATATCAACTACTGGGATTGGGCTGCAACTCCATATATTAAAGCTAACGTTGGTTACTCATTTAACTTTAATTCAAAAGATGTTGATGGACCAGACTTTAGCTATGGTACAAAAGTTGACGATGGATTATATTGGGCAGCTGGTGTTGGAGTTCAATATGAGGACTTTAACGTAGATATCCTTTATGGTGCTAACTATGCTAAAACTAAAGTTAGTGACGGTCCAGACAGTATGAAATTCGATAACGACTATGAGAGAGTTACTCTTTCTGTAGGTTATAGATTCAATATCTGGTAA
- a CDS encoding sigma-70 family RNA polymerase sigma factor yields MIEKEDIILAQNGDEESIEKIIKEYQGAIYKNNRSFFLKGGDSDDLMQEGLIGLIKAIKSYDETRNACFSTFANLCIRRQMITAVKNHNSDKYKNLNLAMQGEGYSAQEESIHYSRPSLGFYSPEDIFLGKELVNLLTGFLEENLSTLEKKVFTYLCKEYTYVEIADFLNEPPKKIDNTIQRIKKKILTYLGSYSK; encoded by the coding sequence ATGATTGAAAAAGAAGATATAATTTTAGCACAAAACGGAGATGAAGAATCAATTGAAAAAATTATCAAAGAGTATCAAGGAGCAATCTATAAAAATAATCGTTCATTTTTTCTTAAAGGTGGAGATAGTGACGATTTAATGCAAGAAGGATTAATAGGTCTTATTAAAGCTATTAAATCTTACGACGAAACTAGGAACGCGTGTTTTAGTACTTTTGCAAATCTTTGTATTAGAAGACAAATGATTACAGCTGTTAAAAATCATAACTCTGATAAATACAAAAATCTAAATCTTGCAATGCAAGGTGAAGGTTATTCTGCACAAGAGGAAAGTATTCATTACTCGCGTCCTTCTCTAGGATTTTATTCACCTGAAGATATCTTTTTAGGTAAAGAGTTAGTTAATCTTCTAACTGGTTTCCTTGAAGAAAATCTAAGTACTCTAGAGAAAAAAGTTTTTACGTATTTATGCAAAGAGTATACTTATGTTGAGATTGCTGATTTTTTAAATGAACCTCCAAAAAAAATAGACAATACTATTCAAAGAATTAAAAAGAAAATTTTAACTTATCTGGGTTCTTACTCAAAGTAA
- a CDS encoding family 1 encapsulin nanocompartment shell protein: protein MDFLKKELAPISGKVWKDIEERAKEVLTTQLSARRFVRVTGPIGKEKGGVNTGRLAIHKKGDLSYGVYQTQPFVENRITFKLSRWELDNFERGARDIDYTNLDEALKNAAKFEEEAVYFGLDEACIVGLLKDEKQALDFGKTEQETIKNLMYGVSKLRNTGFSKGPYALVVGLEKFIYLNMVNLNDSLAKRLEKILGMPIIVSNSITGGLLVPYDNENIELVLGEDFSLGYQGHTNQEVELFITETFTFRVLDNTRVISYK from the coding sequence ATGGATTTTCTAAAAAAAGAATTAGCACCAATTAGTGGGAAAGTTTGGAAAGATATAGAGGAAAGAGCAAAAGAGGTTTTAACAACTCAGTTATCAGCTAGAAGATTTGTAAGAGTAACAGGACCTATTGGAAAAGAAAAAGGTGGAGTAAATACAGGAAGATTAGCAATACATAAAAAAGGTGATTTAAGTTACGGTGTTTATCAAACACAACCTTTCGTAGAAAATAGAATAACTTTTAAGTTAAGTAGATGGGAATTAGACAATTTTGAAAGAGGAGCTAGAGATATTGATTATACAAATTTAGATGAAGCTTTGAAAAATGCAGCTAAATTTGAAGAAGAGGCAGTATATTTTGGATTAGATGAAGCTTGTATAGTAGGGTTGTTAAAAGATGAAAAACAAGCTTTAGATTTTGGAAAAACAGAACAAGAAACAATAAAAAATTTAATGTACGGAGTTTCAAAATTAAGAAATACAGGATTTAGTAAAGGACCTTATGCATTAGTTGTAGGTCTTGAAAAATTTATATATTTAAATATGGTAAATTTAAATGATTCGTTAGCAAAAAGATTAGAAAAGATATTAGGGATGCCAATAATAGTTTCAAATAGTATAACTGGAGGATTATTAGTTCCTTATGATAATGAAAATATTGAGCTTGTATTAGGAGAAGATTTTTCTTTAGGGTATCAAGGACATACAAATCAAGAAGTGGAGTTATTTATAACAGAAACATTTACATTTAGAGTATTAGATAATACGAGAGTTATAAGCTATAAATAA
- a CDS encoding Na+/H+ antiporter NhaC family protein — protein sequence MTELLKLSPVAILAMLMFMGYDALIAAPIATVYAALVAGFVEKKKVNDIIEAVINNAKEMQVAFFILMVAYAMAEVFMSTGVGASIINLALNVGLTGRTVAVVGIIVTSVLSIATGTSWGTFAACAPIFLWLNHIVGGNIALTVGAIAGGACFGDNIGLISDTTIVSSGIQKVEVIKRIRHQGYWSGLVLILGIVAFYVAGVAMGLPTTTGDAATAIGQIPEEVWTVLAEKRESAVTLLNQVKTGVPTYMIIPLILVLIAAFRGLTTLLCLFIGIFAAYILGMFAGTVESTGAFLNLLYSGFEGAGSWVIVMMMWVAAFGGIMKLMDAFRPLSNIVVAVSKNVRQLMFCNGVLSILGNAGLADEMAQIVTMGPIIREIVEKNVEGSPEDIETLRLRNATFSDALGVFGSQLIPWHVYIGFYLGIAQAVYPLYKFSAMDIIKFNFLALIAVSTILIATLTGLDRFIPRFGLPSEPKVRLKKATVENCVGEKA from the coding sequence ATAACAGAACTATTAAAATTAAGTCCAGTTGCTATATTAGCAATGTTAATGTTTATGGGATATGATGCTTTAATAGCAGCACCTATAGCAACAGTATATGCAGCATTAGTTGCAGGATTTGTTGAAAAGAAGAAAGTAAATGATATAATTGAAGCAGTTATAAATAATGCAAAAGAGATGCAGGTTGCATTTTTTATTTTAATGGTAGCATATGCTATGGCAGAAGTGTTCATGTCAACAGGGGTTGGAGCTTCTATTATAAATTTAGCTTTAAATGTGGGATTGACAGGGAGAACAGTAGCAGTTGTAGGAATAATCGTAACATCAGTTTTATCAATAGCAACAGGAACAAGCTGGGGAACATTTGCTGCTTGTGCACCGATATTTTTATGGCTTAACCATATTGTTGGAGGGAATATTGCTTTAACAGTAGGAGCAATAGCTGGTGGAGCATGTTTTGGAGATAACATAGGACTTATATCAGATACAACAATTGTAAGTTCTGGAATTCAAAAAGTTGAAGTAATAAAGAGAATAAGACACCAAGGATATTGGTCTGGACTAGTTTTAATATTAGGAATTGTAGCTTTTTATGTAGCTGGAGTAGCAATGGGATTACCTACAACTACAGGAGATGCAGCAACAGCTATTGGACAAATACCAGAAGAGGTTTGGACAGTACTTGCTGAAAAAAGAGAGTCTGCAGTTACGTTACTAAATCAAGTAAAAACAGGTGTACCAACTTATATGATAATACCATTAATTCTTGTTTTGATAGCAGCGTTTAGAGGATTAACAACACTTTTATGTTTGTTCATAGGAATATTTGCAGCATATATATTAGGTATGTTTGCAGGAACAGTTGAAAGTACAGGTGCATTTTTAAATCTACTATATTCTGGATTTGAGGGTGCAGGATCTTGGGTAATTGTAATGATGATGTGGGTTGCAGCATTCGGTGGAATAATGAAGTTGATGGATGCGTTTAGACCGTTATCAAATATAGTGGTTGCAGTTTCAAAAAATGTAAGACAATTGATGTTTTGTAATGGAGTACTATCTATATTAGGAAATGCTGGTTTAGCAGATGAGATGGCTCAGATAGTTACTATGGGACCAATTATAAGAGAGATTGTTGAGAAAAATGTTGAAGGTTCACCAGAGGATATTGAAACATTAAGACTTAGAAATGCGACATTTAGTGATGCTCTAGGAGTGTTTGGATCACAACTAATTCCATGGCATGTATATATAGGATTTTATTTAGGAATAGCTCAAGCTGTTTATCCATTATATAAATTTAGTGCAATGGATATAATCAAATTCAATTTCTTAGCATTAATAGCAGTATCAACAATTTTAATAGCAACATTAACAGGATTAGATAGATTTATTCCAAGATTTGGATTACCAAGTGAACCAAAAGTAAGATTAAAAAAGGCAACTGTAGAAAATTGTGTAGGTGAAAAAGCTTAA
- a CDS encoding RluA family pseudouridine synthase — translation MEKYKEVIEIKVEEKDKGKRLDAFLNEFFEDATRSYIQKLIDNENVAIDNKSKTKSGNKLKGKETIIVKIPEDEVLEVLPENIPIDIVYEDKDMVIINKDPGVIVHPAQGYYTGTLVNAVLYHIKDLSTINGVIRPGIVHRLDKDTSGLIVIAKNDIAHVKLTDMFKDKTIEKRYVCICKGNFKNIGGRIETLIGRDSKDRKKMAVVTENGKIAITNYEVIDSVQGFSLVEVGIETGRTHQIRVHMKSLNHPILGDEVYGSSSDLIKRQMLHSYYLKFNHPITGKEMVVLGELKEDFKDVAKRLKLDINKIARLQK, via the coding sequence ATGGAAAAATATAAAGAAGTTATAGAAATAAAGGTTGAAGAAAAAGATAAGGGAAAAAGATTGGATGCTTTTCTAAATGAATTTTTTGAAGATGCTACGAGAAGTTATATTCAAAAGTTAATCGATAATGAAAATGTAGCAATAGATAATAAATCTAAAACGAAAAGTGGAAATAAACTCAAAGGAAAAGAAACGATAATAGTAAAAATTCCTGAAGATGAAGTACTAGAAGTGTTACCTGAAAATATTCCAATAGATATAGTATATGAAGATAAAGATATGGTTATAATTAATAAAGATCCAGGAGTGATTGTTCATCCAGCTCAAGGGTACTATACTGGAACTTTGGTTAATGCAGTTCTTTATCATATAAAGGATTTATCTACAATAAATGGAGTTATTAGACCTGGAATTGTCCATAGATTGGATAAAGATACAAGTGGATTGATAGTTATAGCTAAGAATGATATAGCTCATGTAAAATTAACTGATATGTTTAAAGATAAAACTATTGAAAAAAGATACGTTTGTATATGTAAAGGGAATTTTAAAAATATAGGTGGTAGAATAGAAACTTTAATTGGTAGAGATTCTAAAGATAGAAAAAAAATGGCTGTTGTAACAGAAAATGGGAAAATAGCAATAACTAATTATGAAGTTATAGATAGCGTACAGGGATTCTCTTTAGTAGAAGTAGGAATAGAAACAGGTAGAACTCATCAAATAAGAGTGCATATGAAAAGTTTAAACCATCCTATTTTAGGAGATGAAGTTTATGGAAGTAGTTCAGATTTAATAAAACGACAAATGCTTCACTCTTATTATTTGAAATTTAATCACCCTATAACAGGAAAAGAAATGGTAGTTTTAGGAGAGTTGAAAGAGGATTTTAAAGATGTGGCAAAGAGGCTAAAATTAGATATAAATAAGATAGCAAGATTGCAGAAATAA
- a CDS encoding ribonuclease HII — translation MDIKNTMYLFDLENGDIIGVDEAGRGPLAGPVVAAVAKLKKYDEKLDKINDSKKLTEKVREELFDVIMDNFYIGIGIADVKEIDEINILNATFLAMRRAIKQIEKETTFEKVLVDGNHKIREYEGEQEPVIKGDSKSLAIAAASIIAKVTRDRMMLETAKLYPEYTFEKHKGYGTKAHREMILEKGPIETVHRKSFLKKILGE, via the coding sequence ATGGATATAAAAAATACAATGTATCTTTTTGATTTAGAAAATGGAGATATCATAGGAGTAGATGAAGCTGGAAGAGGACCATTAGCAGGACCAGTAGTTGCAGCAGTAGCTAAATTAAAAAAGTATGATGAGAAGTTAGATAAGATAAATGATTCTAAGAAATTAACTGAAAAAGTTAGAGAGGAACTTTTTGATGTTATTATGGATAATTTTTATATAGGTATAGGAATTGCTGATGTTAAAGAGATAGATGAAATAAATATATTGAATGCTACATTTTTAGCTATGAGAAGAGCGATAAAACAAATAGAAAAAGAAACAACATTCGAAAAAGTTTTAGTAGATGGAAATCATAAAATTAGAGAATATGAAGGCGAACAAGAACCTGTAATAAAAGGTGATTCGAAAAGTTTAGCCATAGCAGCAGCTTCGATAATAGCAAAAGTTACTAGAGATAGAATGATGCTTGAAACAGCAAAACTTTATCCAGAATATACTTTTGAAAAACATAAAGGGTATGGAACAAAAGCTCATCGTGAAATGATATTAGAAAAAGGACCTATTGAAACAGTTCATAGAAAAAGTTTTTTAAAGAAAATTTTAGGAGAGTAA
- a CDS encoding YraN family protein — MNKRSKGKIYEEKGKEYLENIGVKVLAMNYQGSFGEIDIIGYDETTLVFFEVKYRKNLSFGMPQEAIDKKKMKKIYITAKEFIRRNRLENEKIRFDAVVFLGEKIEWIKNIFWGDELGL, encoded by the coding sequence ATGAATAAAAGAAGCAAGGGTAAGATTTATGAAGAAAAAGGTAAAGAATACTTAGAAAACATTGGAGTGAAGGTGTTGGCTATGAATTATCAAGGTTCCTTTGGAGAGATAGATATAATCGGATACGATGAAACGACCCTTGTTTTTTTTGAAGTTAAATATAGAAAAAACTTATCTTTTGGAATGCCACAAGAGGCGATAGATAAAAAAAAGATGAAAAAGATATATATAACAGCAAAAGAGTTTATAAGAAGAAATAGATTGGAAAATGAAAAAATAAGATTTGATGCAGTAGTTTTTCTAGGTGAAAAAATAGAATGGATTAAGAATATTTTTTGGGGTGATGAACTTGGATTATAA
- a CDS encoding ferritin-like domain-containing protein: MLDGISKKATDLDYAIQSLKEELQAVDDYNQRAEMAVDPELKEIMIHNRNEEMEHAVMIVEWLRRNQFEFGKEMEDYIFRQGKIVGIEAQLMGRNGGNEQNSGSSEVVADVKSLNIGSLKG; this comes from the coding sequence ATGTTAGATGGAATTAGTAAAAAAGCTACAGATTTAGACTATGCAATACAAAGTTTAAAGGAGGAGCTACAGGCAGTGGATGATTATAACCAAAGAGCTGAAATGGCAGTAGATCCTGAACTTAAAGAAATTATGATTCATAATAGAAATGAAGAGATGGAGCATGCTGTTATGATAGTTGAATGGCTAAGAAGAAATCAATTTGAATTCGGAAAAGAGATGGAAGATTATATATTTAGACAGGGAAAAATTGTAGGAATAGAAGCTCAATTAATGGGAAGAAATGGTGGAAATGAGCAAAATTCAGGAAGCAGTGAAGTAGTAGCAGATGTAAAATCATTAAATATAGGTTCATTAAAAGGATAA
- the gpmI gene encoding 2,3-bisphosphoglycerate-independent phosphoglycerate mutase yields MAKKPLMLMVLDGWGYNPNATEKNAIAEAKPENFERLFNTYPHTLIKASGEAVGLPEGQMGNSEVGHLNLGAGRVIYQPLVEITKEIRDGEFFEKAKVVEAFNYAKNNDKAIHFMGLLSDGGVHSHINHLFGLLEMAKRTGLTKVYIHAFMDGRDTAPTSGLEFIKKLEEKIKEIGVGEIATISGRYFSMDRDTNWDRTEKAYDAIVGKVEVTEKTPEQIIEDSYAEKITDEFIKPVLLTKSGEIKKGDVVINFNYRPDRARQITRALTDKDFKGFQREYLEPKYYCMRQYDSTIDAEIIYTDKDITNTLGEVISNHNLTQLRTAETEKYAHVTFFFNGGKETEFKGEERILVASPKVATYDLQPEMSAPELTKKVLEALDSDKFDVIVMNFANPDMVGHTGVFDAAVKAIKAVDKGVGEIVNKVLELDGTVLITADHGNAEKMVDPVTNEAFTAHTTNEVPFIYVSNNFKGELNHGKLADVAPTMLEILNIEKPAEMNGVSLIKK; encoded by the coding sequence ATGGCTAAAAAACCTTTAATGTTAATGGTTCTTGATGGTTGGGGATACAACCCAAATGCAACAGAAAAAAATGCTATTGCAGAAGCAAAACCAGAAAATTTTGAAAGATTATTTAATACTTATCCACATACATTAATAAAAGCATCTGGAGAAGCTGTAGGATTACCAGAAGGACAAATGGGTAACTCTGAGGTAGGACACTTAAATTTAGGTGCTGGAAGAGTTATTTATCAACCTCTAGTAGAAATTACAAAAGAGATTAGAGATGGAGAATTTTTTGAAAAAGCTAAAGTTGTAGAAGCATTTAACTATGCTAAAAATAATGATAAAGCAATTCATTTCATGGGACTTTTATCAGATGGAGGAGTTCACTCTCATATTAATCACCTATTTGGATTATTAGAGATGGCAAAAAGAACAGGATTAACAAAAGTATATATCCATGCATTTATGGATGGAAGAGATACTGCTCCTACTTCAGGATTAGAGTTTATAAAAAAATTAGAAGAAAAAATAAAAGAGATAGGAGTAGGAGAAATTGCAACTATTTCTGGAAGATATTTTTCAATGGATAGAGATACTAACTGGGATAGAACAGAAAAGGCTTATGATGCTATAGTTGGAAAAGTAGAAGTAACTGAAAAAACTCCTGAACAAATTATAGAAGATTCATATGCTGAAAAAATAACAGATGAATTTATAAAGCCAGTTTTATTAACAAAATCTGGAGAAATCAAAAAAGGTGATGTTGTAATTAATTTCAATTACAGACCAGATAGAGCTAGACAAATAACAAGAGCTTTAACAGATAAAGACTTTAAAGGATTCCAAAGAGAATATTTAGAGCCTAAATACTACTGCATGAGACAGTATGATTCAACTATAGATGCAGAAATCATTTATACAGATAAAGACATAACTAACACTTTAGGAGAAGTTATATCAAATCACAACTTAACTCAGTTAAGAACAGCTGAAACTGAAAAGTATGCACACGTTACTTTCTTCTTTAACGGAGGAAAAGAAACTGAATTCAAAGGTGAAGAGAGAATATTAGTTGCATCTCCAAAAGTTGCAACATATGACTTACAACCAGAAATGTCAGCTCCAGAATTAACAAAGAAAGTTTTAGAAGCATTAGATTCTGATAAGTTTGATGTTATTGTAATGAACTTTGCTAATCCTGATATGGTTGGACACACTGGTGTATTTGACGCAGCTGTAAAAGCAATAAAAGCTGTTGATAAAGGTGTGGGAGAGATTGTTAATAAAGTTCTAGAATTAGATGGAACAGTATTAATAACAGCTGACCATGGAAATGCTGAAAAAATGGTAGACCCAGTAACAAATGAGGCATTTACTGCGCATACAACAAATGAGGTACCATTTATATATGTTTCTAATAATTTTAAAGGAGAACTAAACCATGGAAAGTTAGCTGACGTGGCTCCAACAATGTTAGAAATATTAAATATTGAGAAACCAGCTGAAATGAATGGAGTTTCTTTAATAAAAAAATAA
- the tpiA gene encoding triose-phosphate isomerase has protein sequence MRKTIIAGNWKMNKTVAETKATLSELKELTNGVEGVEIVIGAPFTALESAVKTVEGSNVAIAAQNMHPKDSGAYTGEISPVMLKEIGVKYVILGHSERREYFHESNAFINEKVKAALAHDLIPILCIGEKLEERESGKTSEVNEKQIREGLAGLTPEEAVKVVVAYEPVWAIGTGKTATPEMAEETHKEIRDVLIAMFGAEAASEMTIQYGGSMNAKNAAELLAMENIDGGLVGGASLDAPTFIQVIKAGAR, from the coding sequence ATGAGAAAGACAATAATCGCAGGAAACTGGAAAATGAATAAAACAGTAGCAGAAACAAAAGCTACATTATCAGAGTTAAAAGAGTTAACAAATGGTGTAGAAGGAGTAGAAATTGTAATTGGAGCTCCATTCACAGCTTTAGAATCAGCTGTAAAAACAGTTGAAGGATCAAATGTTGCAATAGCTGCACAAAACATGCATCCAAAAGATTCAGGAGCATACACAGGAGAAATATCACCAGTTATGTTAAAAGAAATTGGAGTAAAATACGTTATATTAGGACATTCAGAAAGAAGAGAGTATTTCCATGAGTCTAATGCTTTCATTAATGAAAAAGTAAAGGCAGCTTTAGCTCACGATTTAATTCCAATATTATGTATTGGAGAAAAATTAGAGGAAAGAGAATCAGGAAAAACATCTGAAGTAAACGAAAAGCAAATTAGAGAAGGATTAGCAGGATTAACACCTGAAGAGGCAGTTAAAGTTGTTGTGGCATACGAACCAGTATGGGCTATAGGAACTGGAAAAACAGCTACACCAGAAATGGCAGAAGAGACTCATAAAGAGATTAGAGATGTATTAATAGCTATGTTTGGAGCAGAAGCAGCATCAGAAATGACAATCCAATATGGAGGATCAATGAATGCTAAAAATGCAGCAGAGTTATTAGCAATGGAAAATATAGATGGTGGACTTGTAGGAGGAGCTTCGTTAGATGCACCAACATTTATTCAAGTTATAAAAGCAGGAGCAAGATAA
- a CDS encoding ComF family protein, producing the protein MSDLKQRENLYYLYYYTDVKKIIFDLKFKNRKGVANSLSRHVKESIEQIQIKEEIDVVISVPVNKKRFLERGYNQVDEILKSADIKFENIERIKNTKHMYEIKEHEKRKENVKKAFKVTRDYFQKNILIVDDIVTTGATIKEIEKEFLENQKAKSVVFFTIAVVRDYFK; encoded by the coding sequence ATGAGTGACTTAAAACAAAGAGAAAACTTATACTATTTATATTATTATACAGATGTAAAAAAAATAATTTTTGACTTAAAATTTAAAAACAGAAAAGGTGTTGCAAACAGTCTAAGTAGACATGTAAAAGAGTCTATAGAACAGATTCAAATAAAAGAAGAGATTGATGTGGTAATATCTGTCCCTGTGAATAAAAAGAGATTTCTAGAAAGAGGATATAATCAAGTTGATGAAATACTAAAATCAGCAGATATAAAATTTGAAAATATTGAAAGAATAAAAAATACAAAACATATGTATGAGATAAAAGAACATGAAAAAAGAAAAGAAAATGTAAAAAAAGCATTTAAAGTAACAAGAGATTATTTTCAAAAAAATATATTAATAGTTGATGATATTGTAACAACAGGTGCAACAATAAAAGAGATAGAAAAAGAATTTTTAGAAAATCAGAAGGCAAAAAGTGTAGTTTTTTTTACAATAGCTGTAGTGCGAGATTATTTTAAATGA